DNA sequence from the Sediminibacillus dalangtanensis genome:
TGACGGTAACCTTCCCGTTTGTTCAAGATGGTGCTCCAGGATAACCCGGCTTGCGCGCCTTCTAAATTGAGCATTTCAAATAAGTACGTGTCATCCTTGTTTGGAATTCCCCATTCCTGATCATGGTACTCTTTCATCAATGAACCTGATTCAGCCCAGGGACATATCTTTTGTCCACTCATCCGTTTTCCCACCTTTCTTATTCGGTACATTCGTGGACGAAAACCTAGTCCATTACCGTAATACGGATGATCGCTTTGTTTCGTTCCATCTTTTGCTCAATCGTTTAAAATAATTCCTTAAGAAACCGGGAGAGCTGTTCATTATAAATGGGCAAAAAAATAACCAAGCCTCTTTTGAAAAGGCCTGGTACTGTTTATACGGTCGGTTCTGCTTGCCCGGGATTGATGAATGCCGAGAGCTGATCGATTGCTGTGGTTTCGTCGCTTCCCTCGGCGATGAGGGTGATTTCCTCTCCTGTCGCTATCGCCAGACTCATGAGTCCCATGATGCTTTTGGCATTGACCCGTTTGCCATCTTTCTCGATAAACAATGCTGCAGAAAAGCCGCTTGCCTTTTGAACAAATTGTGCTGCCGGCCGTGCTTGTAAACCGGCCTCCAACTCCACCACCATCTCTTTTTGTTTCATCCCGTTCCCTCCTCTTAAGAAAACGCTTTCATTACCCTTTAAAAAAATACTCTCTTATGTAAAGAGAGCTGTTGCAAGCTTCGCCGCAACTTTTAACTATTATACCATATACTGACCTGTCCGGAATATAGCTAATTTCCGAGCGGTTCACCTTTTTTTAATTTTTCGGCATATTCATCGATTTTGCGCAACCTGTGATTGATGCCGGATTTACTGATCTTTCCGGTTGAAACCAGCTCTCCTAACTCTTTCAAGGAAACATCTTGATGCTGAACCCGAAGCGTGGCAATCTCCCGGAGTTTTTCTGGAAGGGCATCAATTCCGACAGTTCGATCAATGAATTTGATATTCTCTACCTGGCGGAATGCTGCACCAATCGTTTTATTTAGGTTGGCAGTTTCGCAGTTCACCAGACGATTGACAGAATTCCGCATATCACGGACAATCCGCACATCTTCAAATTTGAAAAGCGCCTGGTGGGCCCCCATATAGGTAAGCAGCTCTGTGATTTTCTCTGCTTCCTTCATGTAGGTAATATAACCTTTTTTGCGTTCCAGTTTGCGGGCGTGCAAGTCGAATGAATTCATCAATTCACATAGTGCATCATTGTGTTCTTTATGAAAATTGTAAATTTCCAAATGGTACGAGGAGGTTTCCGGATTGTTTACCGATCCACCCGCCAAAAAAGCACCACGTAAATAGGACCTGCGGCAGCAATCCTTGCTCGTGAATTTTTCTGAGATGGAATGATTAAAAGAAAACGGTTCTTTAAGAATCTCCAAATCATCAAGGAAAGTGCGAACCCCCTCCTTCATCCTGACAATATAAACATTGTTCTTTTTCAACTTCATTTTTTTTCGGACAAGCAGTTCAACTGGATAATCATAGAGGGCTTTAATCAACGTATAAATCCTTCGAGCTATCGCAGCGTTTTCTGTTTGGACATCAAGCAGGTACTCTTGTCGCGCCAAGGAAATCGCACCGTTCATACGTACAAGGGCAGCCAGCTCCGATTGAGCACAACAGGTGTCCGTCGAAATTTTTGTCAATTCTTTCTTTATCTCTGATGCAAAAGACATTTCCTCACCTCCCCTGTTTTGTGATCGTTAAATCAAGGAATATAACAATTCAGATACTTTAGCCGTATCATGGCGCAGCATTTTTTTAGAATGGTCAATAATGTCGCCTTCAATGATTTCCAAGCCCATATCAAGCAGACGATCTGTATCATACACAACCGGTGCGGCATTTTCCTCGGCATACAGCTCCCGGACGTCTCCTTCTATCGGCTGGTTATGGACAATGATCGAATGAATGCAGCCTTCCCCAATATGATCTGTTATCGCTTGTACGTGGTCGGCCGCTGTATAGCCGGACGTTTCGCCATACTGGCTCATGACATTGCACACATAGGTGACCTTCCCTTTTGTATGGCGCAGGGCATCCCCGATTTGAGGTACGATCATGTTCGGCAGCGTACTCGTATATAAGCTTCCCGGTGCGACCACTACCAGATCGGCCTGCTTGATCGCCTCCACTGCTTCCGGCAAAGGCAGTACCGGCTCCGGACTCAAAAATACGCGCTTGATTTTTTTATTGGCGAGAGGAATGTTCGATTCACCGGAAACAATCTCGCCATCTTCCATTTCGGCATGAAGAAACATGTTTTGGTTGGCGATTGGATAGATCCTTCCTTTGACGTTCAACACGCGCGATATTTCTTTGATTCCATTATAAAAGTCGCCTGTTAAAGAAGTCATCGCTGCTAATAATAGATTACCCATCGCATGCCCGGACAATCCATTGCCATTGGCGAACCGATGTTGAAATAAATCAAGCAGCATCGGCTCGGCATCTGACAGTGCCGCAATCACATTCCGGATATCGCCTGGTGCGGGGATGTCCATTTCTGATCGAAGTCGGCCCGAGCTCCCGCCATCATCCGCAACCGTTACAATTGCCGATAAATCAATAGGATAATCCTTCAGTCCCCGCAAAAGGACAGGCATCCCGGTTCCCCCTCCGACGACGACTACGTGTGGCTGTTTCTGTTTATTCATAGCTTAATGACCCTTTCTCTTATCGATATCTCGATGGCTGACATGGGTAACATAATCGCCGGAGAATTTTTTCGCCAAATGCTCTGCAATTGCTACCGAACGATGCTGGCCTCCGGTGCAGCCGATGGCGATCACCAATTGGCTCTTGCCCTCTTTTTTGTATTGCGGCATCATAAATTCCAAAAGATCCGTCACTTTATCCAGAAACTTTTGCGTATCTGTCCACTTGAACACATAAGAAGAAACCTCTGAATTGAGCCCCGTCAACGGTCGCATATGAGCAACATAATGAGGGTTGGGAAGAAAGCGGACATCAAAGACTAAATCCGCATCGATCGGAAGCCCATATTTAAAACCAAATGAAACGGTATGGACCGAAAAAACCTGTTGCTCTTTTTCAGCATAAGTCTCAACGATTTTTTCCCGTAAATCCTTTGGTTTCAATGTTGATGTATCGATGATATTGTGCGCGCGGCCGCGCAATTCATCGAGAATCGAACGCTCCTGTTCGATTCCTTCCAACGGCAGACCTTCTGGCGCCAGCGGATGGGAGCGGCGTGTTTCCTTGTAGCGTGAAACAAGCGCCTGGTCTTTGGCATCCAAAAAAAGGATGTGCTCCTCCAGCCACGCGTCCTCTTTTGCCAATGCATCCAAGGCATCAAACAGCGTATCAAAAAACTCCCGGCCCCGGAGATCCATGACTACCGCTACTTTTCGTATATTGTTCGTTGCGTCTTTCATTAATTCAAGAAATTTAGGCAGCAACGCCGGCGGCAGGTTATCGACACAATAAAAACCCAAATCTTCAAAGCTTTGCATCGCAACCGTTTTCCCTGCACCCGACATCCCTGTGATGATTACGAGTTGTGTTTCTTTATTTTTTTCTGCCAAGCTCAATCTCCCCTTTTTCACCGCTTGTTCCAGAAGCCGTAAGCCCAGTTATGGGCCCGGCGGATCTAATCGATAATCGATTAATGCATAATCGCTTGTATAAGTAAATGTGCCATATTGTACCTCGCTGCTGGTGAGGAGGTGATTGATGATAAAACGATCTCCATCTGCCATCGGTTTCTGAATTGCCTCATCGACGGGAACCCATTCCAGCGTTCCTTCCCGGCAGTCTTCGGTCATTTCTCCAGCGTATTCCTTACTGAAAAAAGTAAACATCATCCATTCATCGACAACCTTGTCATCTTCTTTGATAACGAAGGTGAACACTCCGCCTAAACGCGGGTTGTACAATGTCAGACCTGTTTCTTCTTTGTATTCTCTAACTGCTGCTTCTTTGATTGTTTCCCCTTGCTCCATTTTGCCTCCGGGCATTGCATACCAGCCTCTTCTTGGCTTTTGCAGCATTAACAGTTTATCATCATCCCGCAGGATACTCGTTGTGACTCGACGCATATCATCACCTCTTCCCTGCTTCCAGGTCCAGCTGTTTGTTCCTGTTGTGTTTCTAACTGCCTGAAAGAAGACATCTTTATTCATTATACTATGTTTAAAAGCATTCCTACAATGTTTGGTTCCTAGACAAAACGTACCGGAAGCTGTCTGAAGATGGACAAAAAAAGACACAGGCGGAAAACTCCACCTGTGCAAAAAGAATATATTTATTAAAAGGGGGTCAATTAGTTATTTATATTGTACCCAATAATTGTTTCGTCCGTGTTACAACAGGGTTAAAAAGTATTTACGTTTAACAATCCTGCTGCATCCCTTTTAATTGACGGCTTTCAATTCTTCTACCAGGTTTTCAATATAAGCCTGGGCAGACTGAGCAGCAATACTTCCATCACCAGTGGCTGTCACGATTTGACGCAACTCTTTTTCGCGAATGTCTCCGGCAGCAAAGATTCCCGGCACATTTGTTTCCATTTTTTCATTGGTCGGGATATATCCTTGTTCGTTGGTAATTCCAAGCGATTTGAATGGACCACTCAGCGGCACCATTCCGATATAAATAAATACGCCATCCGTGGAGTGCTCATACTCTTCATCTGACTTTTGATTATGAAGTGTAACACTGCCCACTTTTCCATCCTTGCCATTGATCGTTTTCACCACAGTGTCCCAGATAAAGTCGATCTTCTCATTGTCATAGGCACGCTGCTGCAGGATTTTTTGCGCCCGCAGTTCATCACGTCGATGGACAATGGTTACCTTGCTTGCAAAACGGGTTAAATAGACACCCTCTTCTACAGCAGAGTCTCCACCGCCGACAACGATCAATTCTTTGTTTTTAAAGAAAGCACCATCACATACCGCACAATAGGAAACGCCGCGGCCGCCAAGCTCTTCCTCGCCCGGAACCCCGATTTTCTTATATTGCGCACCTGTCGTGATGATCAATGCTCTCGTTTTATATTCTTTGTTTCCTGCCACAACGGTTTTATATTCTTTGCCGTCGATGACTTCCTTGATATCGCCATACGCATACTCGGCACCGAATTTTTTCGCATGGTCGAACATTTTGGTAGAAAGATCCGGCCCTAAAATATGGTCATAGCCCGGATAGTTTTCCACATCCTCTGTGTTCGCCATTTGTCCACCAGGAATTCCACGTTCCAACATCAATGTATCTAAGTCAGCCCGGGAAGTATAGACAGCGGCAGTCATGCCTGCTGGACCTGCCCCGGCGATAATCACATCATAAATTTTTTCATCGGCCATTCTCGATCAGCCCCTTTTCTTCTTCTGCATCTTTGTTTTACATGCCCATTATCATATGAATCCATGACCAGGTCTACTATTCTGCTCAACGCCATTCGGTCTTTATTCATAGTATGGATTTATTGGTGATTGTGTATCCAAGGGCCTTCGTCCTTGCTGAGAAAAGGATGGCGTTTGCAGCCTTCTTCCCAGAGAGTCAACGCTTTCGATGGATTTCCAGTATGAAAAGCTGCTATGCTGTACCATTTGTAATAGGATACATGGCCTTGCAAATAAGATTTTGGCAAAGCTTTAAACCGTTGTACCGCTTCCTGATAATGGCCGGTTCTTGCCAGTGTGACAGCCACACGCAGTTTTTGCTGGCTGTGCAGCGGATATACATTGAACAACGCTTCGATATGCGCAGCAGCTTTGTCAGATTCACCAGTCTGGAAATAAAAGACGGCTAAGTTCGTATGGCAAAACAGAGACTGCGGCTCCTGTTCAAGCCATTTTTCCTCTAACGCTATTGCTTCCGTTTCCTCGCCGGAAAAGAATAAGGCAAAACTGTATTCGTGCTTTGCAGTCACATGCTCCGGAAACAATGCCATCATCTCATGGAGCAATGGCAGGGCATGGTCCCACTCCTGCCGTTCCAGATGGTAAAAAGCGGTTTCTTGAAAAATCAACAACTCATCGTCGATTCCATCCCAGTCCTCGTCCTCTTCCTCTATATCCAGAAATTGCAACAATTCTTCGGCCTCTTGCCTGAATTCTCCTTCAGGTGCTTGTTCCAAGTATTGCTGGGCGTTTTTCATGGCATCATTCATCAGCCCTAAGTGCGCATAATTGTTGGCAATCAAATAATAGCAGTCCACATATTCTTCCCCGTGCGCATCCAACACTTCGGTCAGCACTTGGTTGGCCATATGATAAGCGCCTGCTTCTGTATAAATAATCGAAAGCTGACAGCGGAACAGTGGTTCTTCCGGTGAAGCTTCGACTGCCTTTTTCATCCACTTGACTGCAATATCAAACTTCCGTTTTTGAAAGGCTTCGACACCTTTCGTAAAATAAAAATCGCCCTCAGGGATAAAAGGGATGACTTTATCAACATTAAGTGGTGGTTTCATCTTTTGCGAAGTTTGCATTCGTCTCCCCCTGTATTACTTAATTCAACCGTATATAATAAACCGCCATGAAAGCTGACGCTCCATGGCTGTCGATAATAACAGACTGATACCGCTTGAAGTATACCACATTTGGGAAAGGTAATATATAGGAACTGACCTAAAACATGAAAACAAGCGAAAAAAGTTACGTTTTGGGGATTTCTGCACCAAATTGATGTCCTCACACCCAGAACCGCATTCTCTGATTTCCTTACAATCGGAAGAATAACCTTATAAGCAACAAGCTAACATTAGCAGCATCCTTCTTTTCGATTGGAAGGCTAACCAATCGCTTGGAAACATACTTCGCTAATATAGTTATATAGAACCATTATAAAGGATAAAAATATAGTCAGTACGCAAGTGAAAATTGGCTGCTGCTTCTATCAGTCAATTTTCTGCATTTATCTATATTCATGTGTTTTTGACAAGGCGAATAACTGCAATCCCAAGAAACAGTGGCCGCATTGAGAAACAGGGAACTGTTTTCAGCGTAGGAAATACGGTGGAGACTCCTACTGGAGGGAAAGGCCACGGTGAGATCCAACAGAGCGTTAGCTTGAGGAGGCTCACCAGCCGCCCGCGGAAAGCGCAGAGTTAGCATCCTCTTATAAAAATACATCAAAAGGAAAGAACTTTTCTAATAGAGCAAAGAAAAAGACCAAATCTTTATTTCGATTTGGTCCGCTGAATCCCCCTATATCCGTTATATTGGCAGATGGAACACCAATTCTCTTTCCTCTATTAGTTGGACACGGCTGCGTGTTGACTTGATTCGACAATCCGCTGAAAATGGCGGATTGTCATCGGATCGGTCTGATAAGTGCCGGAATTCCAAGTAGATTGCATGAAAACTTCAGCCACATCTTTGTTCCGACCATTGCTTTCAGCCGCATCTTCAAGAGCGACGACACTTTCAAAGACGGAAGCGAACTTTTTGGCGATCTCCTTGCAATAATACGACCTTATTTCCCTGTCTGCCTTTTTCACTTCTTCCAACCAATCTGCCATACGCTTTATTTCTAGCTCCAGCTGCTCACGTAATACCCGCAGACTCTCCGGAAGAGCAGCGAGCCTACGACTTACTTCCTGAAAAAACAGGTGGTCTGCTTGATATTTTTCCACAAGTCTCAGGACTTCCAAGCCTAATATATTTCCGGTACCTTCCCAAACGGTTAGCACTTGGGCATCCCGCAACAGTCGGGGAGTGACAAAATCTTCGATATATCCGTTCCCGCCATGTATCTCCAGCGCCTCATGCGCAAAGTGGATCGCCTGCTCGGCGGTCTCTTTTTTCAATATCGCAATGTACAAGCGAAGCAGGATTTGCTCTTCTTCCGGTTGATCCGAGTTAGCACAAAGCTGATCAAAACGATGGATCATAGCAAACACTGCGCTCGTCTCTACTTGTTGCTTAGCGGCAAGCGTCGTCAATGTATCCTGGATCATTGGAAAGTCCTTGAGTTTACTGCCAAAGGCTGTCCGGTTGCCTGCATAATCCCGCGCTTCCAAAAAGGCGCGTTTCATGATTCCAAGCGAAGCTACCGCATTGCAAATCCGTGATAAATTCAACGCTTCCACCATGTAAGCAAACCCCTGTTCTGCCTCTCCTACAAGATAGGCTTTGGCCCCATCAAATTCGACTTCGGCCGATGGAACGGCGCGAACTCCAAGCTTATCCTTCAAGCGGCGGATGTGCAGCTTTTGGTTCTTGCGGTTTTCTTCCCAAGGTACCAAAAACAAACTGAGTCCTTTCGTTCCTTCTTTGGCGCCTTCCATTCTTGCCAATACCATGGCGACACCGCATTGCCCCGCATTACTGGCGAAATATTTTTCCCCGTAAATCCGGTAACCGTCAGCTGTCTCGAGCGCACGGACTTGGTTTGCCCCTACATCTGAACCACCTTGCCGTTCGGTCAGGAATGTTGCCCCTTCATATAATTCGATTTCGCCAGTCGCCAGTACATGCGGCAAAAACCTTTCCTTCAATTCCTCATCGGCATAATGATCAATCAAATAGGCTGTCGCCATTGTCAACGTAACTGGACAATAAAATCCTGGTTCTGCATGGGAAAGCAAATACCCCTGGGCAAATGAATAAACGTAGTTGCCCTTTCGTCCTAAACCGGGAATTTCCTTGTGGATATATCCGACGATCCCCGTGTTGTAGGTTTCTTCCACGGTACGCTTGTAACCTTCATTCACCCAAACACGGGAAACTTCTTCTCCCAGCTTGTCGTATTTCACGAGCCGTGGCTGCCCTTCCCGATCCGTATGGATAGCCCGTTCATCGATATCTCCGGCACAATGTTCGCCAAAAGCATGAAGCTCCCTGTCCGCCCATTGATAAAATGGAACGGGCAAATACTTTTTCAACAATGAGGAAAGATGCGGATCCTCCTGATAAAAATTAGCCATGCCAATCCTCCTTAATGTTGCGGCTGTTTACGCAGCTGGCCTTTTAACAATTTACCTGTCGCGTTCCTAGGAAGCGCTTTCAATCCTTCGTATAAACGAGGTATTTTATAATCAGCTAGTTTCCCGTCAAGGAATCGTCTGCATTCGGCTGTTAAGTCCTCCACTTCCTGTTCCAGCACCACATACGCTTTGACCGTTTCACCCCAGTCAGGATGCGGAACGCCAACAACTGCGGCATCAGCAATTGCGGGGTGGCTGAGCAGCATATTCTCTATTTCTTTCGGAAAAATGTTGACTCCCCCGGATATAATGATATCTTTTTTGCGGTCGACCACCCAATAATAGCCGTCCTTATCCCGCTTTGCCATGTCCCCTGTATAAAGCCATCCATCTTTTAACGTTTCTGCTGTTTTGTCCGGATCTTTATAATACCCTTTCATGTTTCCTTCGCCCTTCAGAATTATTTCTCCTATTTGGCCCTGCTCGACTTCCTCTCCGTGTTCATCGACGAGTTTTATCTCACAGTTCAATGCTGCCCGATGGCCAATACTGCCGGCCTTGTGCGGATGATCGTTGAACCCGAGCAACGTGCCGTTCGGACCGGCTTCTGTCAGACCGTAAACACACATCAGCCTTTTTGTCGAAAACTTTTCTTGAATAAAAGTTACCTCTGATCCTGAAAGCGGAGAACCCCCGTAAACCCAATATTCCATGGAGGATAATTCATACTCCTCGATTCCGGGATGTTTGGCAGTCGCCAAGTATGCAATCGGTGCACCGAAAAAGTGGGTGGTTTTTTCCCTGGATACTGTTTCGAGCAGTAAATCCGGGCTGAAACTAGGGACAAGTACATGCACAGCCCCGACATACGTGCCTGCCACCATAAACAAATGCAGCGGAGCTGAATGACTGAGCGGCATCATATGCAGGATGCGGCTGTCCGGTTTCATCGTCATTTCGATGCAAATCATAACGGCCACAGACAAAATGTTCCGATACGTGTACAACACCCCTTTTGGCGCACCAGTTGTACCAGAGGTATATAGCAAAGCCGCTTCATCATCCTCTGTCAGTTTGCAGGATATCTCATCGGATTCCCCTTCCAGAATCAACTGGTCAATCGACAGCCATTGATCAAAGCGCCGTCCGGTTTTCGCGAATATCCCTTCCACTTTGTCGGGCAGGTTACGTACCGACGGAAATACAGCTTCATGAGTAAGGAACAGTTTGGCATCACTGTGTTCCATGATAAAAGCAGCTTCCTGTTCGACTAGCTTGGCATTGATTGGTACGATGACACCGCCAATCCGCTGGACTGCAAAATAACAAATCAAAAAATCTTTTGTATTTGGCATATGGAGTACAACCTTGTCGCCCTTTCCCAAACCTAATTCAAGCAGACTGGAACTAAGCTGATTGACAGCTGTATTCCATTGACGATAAGTCAACCGTTCGTCTGGTGTGACTATCGCCTCGTGTTCTGGATACTTTCTGGATTGGACCGCTAATAAATCCGGAATGTTCATGGTGGGTACACTCCCATCTTTATTTTTGTTATTCAGTGAGTTTTTGTCGGAACTCCTCTACCAGGGTTTCCATCTCCTCTTTGACAGCTTCCAATTCGGCTATCCGTTTCGATACCTCCTCGATTTTGTTATTGCCATACTCGATCGTTTTCAGCAGTTGCTGTTTGCCGCTTGGATCCTTGTCGAACAACTGAATCATTTCCTTTATTTCCTCCAGTTGAAAACCATACTTCTTGCCACGGAACACGAGGCGAAGCCTGGTTTTTTCCCTGCTTGTGAATAGCCTCCTGCCGCTATCTGTCCGCTTGGGCTGAAGCAAACCGATTTCTTCATAATAGCGGATCGTTCTCGGGGTGACCTGAAAATCAGCGGCAAGCTCAGATATCGTGTACGTTCTTTCCCCCATACCATCACCCTTGTCTTGTTTCTTTACTGACCGTTAGGAATGATTTCACAGAAACCTTTTACGAGCAGTGGAAGTCGTCCGTCCATAAAAGAAAGGCAGAAACCGGGATGTAATCCAATTGGTAGATATTTTTATTTATTCTTCGATGATACGTTAAGCATAGCACTTACGTTAACGTAAACTTCAATCCCTTTTTAATCTGCTGTCCTGCTTTTCAAGATGGCGAGGATGAACAATAACAGGGAATAATTGATATTTTCCGCCTCCGCCCACTCGAGGACTACAGAGTCGCCACGGGAAAACCGTTCAGCATGTTCCAATGGGATCGCGCCCGGCTTCATGAGCAGCAGCGGCTTTCCTGCTTGATCTAAAATCGAAATGAAATCCCGATAATCCTTAACAGCACGCCACCTGCTCCCGGTCTGATCAATGTAATCGAGTAAGGTTCCTTTCTTTCCTTTTGCAGGGCAAATGTACCCGATACAATCGCCCGTCTCGTTGAATACGTAAGCACGCCAAGAAAATCCGCCTCGTTTTTGCATATAAAACAGAAGATTATCTTGGTCATCCAGAAATCGGAAATTTTTAGGAAGGAATAGGCCAAAACTGTAGAAAAACCGAACAATGCGTAATAGCAGGTTGCTTTGAAAACCTGTTTCCTTCAACACACAAAGCCGCTCGTCGTCCAGGTTCATAACCGATGTTTTCGTTGAAAGGGTCCCATCTATCGCCATAATCTTATCAAGCTGTCTGCTTACTGGTATCCTTTTCTCTTTCTGCATCGTCAAATTGGCTTGCCGTCCCAGCTGCATGTCGTGTCTTCCTCTGGAAAGAACCGTCCCACCGACTATTGCCAACACGATCGATAAAAGACCCGTTTCCCATTGATGGGCGAAAAATAAAAACAGCAGGATCATACATCCACTGCCAAATAACAGAATAATACCGGTATATAATTGATGTTTTCCATCTCTTGTTAATAGTTCGGACACGTTCGTCATCTTTCTCCCTCCCCCTTGAAAAGACATACGATTATCTTTTATTTTGGTTTCAGTTGTCAGAAAAATCAAGCGCTTTTTCTGTAACCTAACACGGACTATGCTAAAATGGACGAAGAAAACGCTGCTATTTTTTGGGAGGGATTTGATGAAAATCGTCGTTGTGGGTGCTGGTGCACTCGGTGCTTACTTTGGGGCAAGATGGCAGGAGGCAGGCCAAGATGTTACATTCCTGGTTCGTCATAAAAGGGCCGATCAACTAAGAAAGAATGGACTACGGATACAGAGCCGGGAGGGGGACTACCAACTCGACAAACCGGTGCTTATTGAAGATGCGGCGGAAGTTCAACAAGCAGACCTTGTTTTATTGGCCGTGAAAGGCTACCATCTCGACGGGACACTGGACCAATTGCAAGTCTTGGTAGACAAAGGGGCCAAAGTACTCCCTGTCCTGAACGGAATCGAGCATCTCCCGATTCTCCAGGAGAGACTCGGAAAAGACGCAGTGCTAGGCGGCTTGTCTTTTATTATTTCTACGCTGGATGAGCAGGGCGGTGTCGACCATACCAGCCCGTTCCACGAGCTCGTTTTCGGCCCGTTGATACCGGAGC
Encoded proteins:
- a CDS encoding HPr family phosphocarrier protein, which codes for MKQKEMVVELEAGLQARPAAQFVQKASGFSAALFIEKDGKRVNAKSIMGLMSLAIATGEEITLIAEGSDETTAIDQLSAFINPGQAEPTV
- the whiA gene encoding DNA-binding protein WhiA, yielding MSFASEIKKELTKISTDTCCAQSELAALVRMNGAISLARQEYLLDVQTENAAIARRIYTLIKALYDYPVELLVRKKMKLKKNNVYIVRMKEGVRTFLDDLEILKEPFSFNHSISEKFTSKDCCRRSYLRGAFLAGGSVNNPETSSYHLEIYNFHKEHNDALCELMNSFDLHARKLERKKGYITYMKEAEKITELLTYMGAHQALFKFEDVRIVRDMRNSVNRLVNCETANLNKTIGAAFRQVENIKFIDRTVGIDALPEKLREIATLRVQHQDVSLKELGELVSTGKISKSGINHRLRKIDEYAEKLKKGEPLGN
- a CDS encoding gluconeogenesis factor YvcK family protein, whose amino-acid sequence is MNKQKQPHVVVVGGGTGMPVLLRGLKDYPIDLSAIVTVADDGGSSGRLRSEMDIPAPGDIRNVIAALSDAEPMLLDLFQHRFANGNGLSGHAMGNLLLAAMTSLTGDFYNGIKEISRVLNVKGRIYPIANQNMFLHAEMEDGEIVSGESNIPLANKKIKRVFLSPEPVLPLPEAVEAIKQADLVVVAPGSLYTSTLPNMIVPQIGDALRHTKGKVTYVCNVMSQYGETSGYTAADHVQAITDHIGEGCIHSIIVHNQPIEGDVRELYAEENAAPVVYDTDRLLDMGLEIIEGDIIDHSKKMLRHDTAKVSELLYSLI
- the rapZ gene encoding RNase adapter RapZ; translation: MAEKNKETQLVIITGMSGAGKTVAMQSFEDLGFYCVDNLPPALLPKFLELMKDATNNIRKVAVVMDLRGREFFDTLFDALDALAKEDAWLEEHILFLDAKDQALVSRYKETRRSHPLAPEGLPLEGIEQERSILDELRGRAHNIIDTSTLKPKDLREKIVETYAEKEQQVFSVHTVSFGFKYGLPIDADLVFDVRFLPNPHYVAHMRPLTGLNSEVSSYVFKWTDTQKFLDKVTDLLEFMMPQYKKEGKSQLVIAIGCTGGQHRSVAIAEHLAKKFSGDYVTHVSHRDIDKRKGH
- a CDS encoding 8-oxo-dGTP diphosphatase, producing the protein MRRVTTSILRDDDKLLMLQKPRRGWYAMPGGKMEQGETIKEAAVREYKEETGLTLYNPRLGGVFTFVIKEDDKVVDEWMMFTFFSKEYAGEMTEDCREGTLEWVPVDEAIQKPMADGDRFIINHLLTSSEVQYGTFTYTSDYALIDYRLDPPGP
- the trxB gene encoding thioredoxin-disulfide reductase translates to MADEKIYDVIIAGAGPAGMTAAVYTSRADLDTLMLERGIPGGQMANTEDVENYPGYDHILGPDLSTKMFDHAKKFGAEYAYGDIKEVIDGKEYKTVVAGNKEYKTRALIITTGAQYKKIGVPGEEELGGRGVSYCAVCDGAFFKNKELIVVGGGDSAVEEGVYLTRFASKVTIVHRRDELRAQKILQQRAYDNEKIDFIWDTVVKTINGKDGKVGSVTLHNQKSDEEYEHSTDGVFIYIGMVPLSGPFKSLGITNEQGYIPTNEKMETNVPGIFAAGDIREKELRQIVTATGDGSIAAQSAQAYIENLVEELKAVN
- a CDS encoding tetratricopeptide repeat protein, with product MQTSQKMKPPLNVDKVIPFIPEGDFYFTKGVEAFQKRKFDIAVKWMKKAVEASPEEPLFRCQLSIIYTEAGAYHMANQVLTEVLDAHGEEYVDCYYLIANNYAHLGLMNDAMKNAQQYLEQAPEGEFRQEAEELLQFLDIEEEDEDWDGIDDELLIFQETAFYHLERQEWDHALPLLHEMMALFPEHVTAKHEYSFALFFSGEETEAIALEEKWLEQEPQSLFCHTNLAVFYFQTGESDKAAAHIEALFNVYPLHSQQKLRVAVTLARTGHYQEAVQRFKALPKSYLQGHVSYYKWYSIAAFHTGNPSKALTLWEEGCKRHPFLSKDEGPWIHNHQ
- a CDS encoding acyl-CoA dehydrogenase family protein, whose protein sequence is MANFYQEDPHLSSLLKKYLPVPFYQWADRELHAFGEHCAGDIDERAIHTDREGQPRLVKYDKLGEEVSRVWVNEGYKRTVEETYNTGIVGYIHKEIPGLGRKGNYVYSFAQGYLLSHAEPGFYCPVTLTMATAYLIDHYADEELKERFLPHVLATGEIELYEGATFLTERQGGSDVGANQVRALETADGYRIYGEKYFASNAGQCGVAMVLARMEGAKEGTKGLSLFLVPWEENRKNQKLHIRRLKDKLGVRAVPSAEVEFDGAKAYLVGEAEQGFAYMVEALNLSRICNAVASLGIMKRAFLEARDYAGNRTAFGSKLKDFPMIQDTLTTLAAKQQVETSAVFAMIHRFDQLCANSDQPEEEQILLRLYIAILKKETAEQAIHFAHEALEIHGGNGYIEDFVTPRLLRDAQVLTVWEGTGNILGLEVLRLVEKYQADHLFFQEVSRRLAALPESLRVLREQLELEIKRMADWLEEVKKADREIRSYYCKEIAKKFASVFESVVALEDAAESNGRNKDVAEVFMQSTWNSGTYQTDPMTIRHFQRIVESSQHAAVSN
- a CDS encoding class I adenylate-forming enzyme family protein: MNIPDLLAVQSRKYPEHEAIVTPDERLTYRQWNTAVNQLSSSLLELGLGKGDKVVLHMPNTKDFLICYFAVQRIGGVIVPINAKLVEQEAAFIMEHSDAKLFLTHEAVFPSVRNLPDKVEGIFAKTGRRFDQWLSIDQLILEGESDEISCKLTEDDEAALLYTSGTTGAPKGVLYTYRNILSVAVMICIEMTMKPDSRILHMMPLSHSAPLHLFMVAGTYVGAVHVLVPSFSPDLLLETVSREKTTHFFGAPIAYLATAKHPGIEEYELSSMEYWVYGGSPLSGSEVTFIQEKFSTKRLMCVYGLTEAGPNGTLLGFNDHPHKAGSIGHRAALNCEIKLVDEHGEEVEQGQIGEIILKGEGNMKGYYKDPDKTAETLKDGWLYTGDMAKRDKDGYYWVVDRKKDIIISGGVNIFPKEIENMLLSHPAIADAAVVGVPHPDWGETVKAYVVLEQEVEDLTAECRRFLDGKLADYKIPRLYEGLKALPRNATGKLLKGQLRKQPQH